In the genome of Bubalus kerabau isolate K-KA32 ecotype Philippines breed swamp buffalo chromosome 8, PCC_UOA_SB_1v2, whole genome shotgun sequence, one region contains:
- the LOC129659193 gene encoding uncharacterized LOC128031837 homolog gives MYRFRSQFFTGISAAAIAHSYPRRFSPLLLAEDSPLSRPSHRRTSKKCSSIG, from the coding sequence ATGTATCGTTTCCGATCACAGTTCTTCACGGGGATTTCTGCTGCCGCCATTGCCCACTCTTACCCGCGCCGCTTCTCGCCTCTGTTGTTAGCCGAAGACTCGCCTCTCAGCCGCCCGTCGCACAGACGCACGAGTAAAAAGTGCAGCTCCATCGGCTGA